In one window of Camelina sativa cultivar DH55 chromosome 15, Cs, whole genome shotgun sequence DNA:
- the LOC104748801 gene encoding protein FAR1-RELATED SEQUENCE 5-like gives MENSHEVVHYDQYESSMQVSASGEPSCLSQKQFEYKAEKYDSVSDDNKFEEEEEDDIANKKDYVNTEEISTLEPNTKNEKKDELCIGMEFSSDEFAHKAYEKFGGVHGKFKIVSFNQSHNHDLVDTPMTHFMKGNRMFSVAQTQHADDIEMSGTSAKAIVEMMSREVGGRENLGFLEKDYRNYIYRKRMEKMVKGDAGAVLEYFQKKKEDNSSFFYSMQLDEDDMITNIFWADDRSISDYNLFGDVVCFDTTYKTNEYDRPFAPFVGVNHHKQTVVFGAALLYDETTESYKWLFETFLGAMSGKQPKTILNDQSAAMTNAIEKVFSETKHRLCVWHIYQNVAKKLSHLFHGPGQFATDFGNCVYDHEGEEDWLLAWSNMLEKHNLTENKCLKNIFDVREKWAMVYGRHTFTADMVSTQHSESMNNILKRYLKRSYDLLSFFEHYERVLGDRRYKELTADFKMMHTLSVLSASVEMLQHAEEVYTPEVFSLFQKQYTVIDDYVAKKVSKSEMVYEYTVSYRGGSKEHLVNYNATNQAVECSCMKYSFAGILCRHTLKVLDKKDVRRIQSNYILNRWTKEAKLRSIYSYRTETTNGSVTQSIGKRYSHLCRNFREIASVAAEHVELMMCANEPACQLLKKLEEKKKELVKANAWMLSTSHVEPVEGEEDEKISNDSTPISDTQLSVATTDPTLPT, from the exons ATGGAGAATAGTCATGAAGTTGTTCATTATGATCAATATGAATCTAGTATGCAAGTCTCAGCCTCAGGTGAACCCAGTTGTCTTAGTCAAAAACAGTTTGAGTATAAGGCAGAAAAATATGATTCAGTAAGCGATGACAACaaatttgaggaagaagaagaagatgacatagCCAATAAAAAAGACTATGTTAACACGGAAGAAATTTCTACTTtagaaccaaacacaaaaaatgagaagaaagatgagCTGTGTATTGGAATGGAGTTTAGTTCTGATGAATTTGCGCATAAAGCTTATGAAAAGTTTGGAGGAGTACATG GAAAATTTAAGATTGTGTCTTTCAACCAGAGTCACAACCATGATTTAGTGGATACGCCTATGACGCATTTTATGAAAGGAAACCGGATGTTCTCTGTCGCTCAAACACAACATGCTGATGATATTGAGATGTCAGGAACTTCAGCAAAAGCAATCGTCGAAATGATGAGTAGAGAAGTTGGGGGACGAGAAAATCTGGGTTTCTTGGAGAAAGATTATCGAAATTACATTTACCGAAAGCGAATGGAAAAAATGGTAAAAGGAGATGCTGGAGCAGTTTTAGAATActttcaaaagaagaaagaggataattcatcttttttttattcaatgcaACTTGATGAAGACGATATGATCACGAATATCTTCTGGGCAGATGATCGGTCTATAAGTGATTACAATCTTTTTGGAGATGTTGTTTGCTTTGACACAACTTATAAGACCAATGAATATGATAGACCATTTGCTCCATTTGTAGGGGTCAATCATCATAAGCAAACTGTTGTGTTTGGTGCTGCTTTACTATATGATGAAACCACAGAGTCATATAAGTGGCTTTTTGAGACTTTTCTCGGAGCAATGTCtggaaaacaaccaaaaacaattcTTAATGATCAGTCTGCAGCAATGACGAATGCAATAGAAAAGGTGTTCTCTGAAACAAAGCATAGGTTATGTGTTTGGCATATTTACCAAAATGTTGCAAAGAAGTTGAGCCATTTATTTCATGGACCAGGACAATTTGCCACAGACTTTGGAAATTGTGTATATGACCATGAGGGGGAAGAAGATTGGTTATTGGCATGGAGTAATATGCTTGAGAAGCATAATTTGACAGAAAATAAATGCTTGAAGAATATTTTTGATGTGAGAGAAAAATGGGCAATGGTATATGGACGTCATACTTTTACAGCAGATATGGTGAGCACACAACATAGTGAAAGCatgaataatattttgaaaagataCTTGAAGAGGAGCTATGACTTATTGTCCTTCTTTGAACACTATGAGAGAGTTTTGGGTGATCGACGATATAAAGAATTAACTGCAGACTTCAAAATGATGCATACCTTGTCAGTATTATCTGCTTCTGTAGAGATGTTGCAACATGCAGAAGAAGTGTATACACCTGAAGTTTTTAGCTTGTTTCAGAAGCAATATACAGTTATCGATGATTATGTTGCAAAAAAGGTCAGTAAGTCTGAGATGGTGTATGAATACACAGTATCTTATCGTGGTGGATCGAAAGAGCATTTGGTTAATTATAATGCTACAAACCAAGCAGTAGAGTGTAGCTGCATGAAGTATTCTTTTGCTGGGATCTTATGTCGTCATACATTGAAAGTGTTGGATAAGAAGGATGTTAGAAGAATTCAATCTAACTACATCTTGAATCGATGGACTAAAGAGGCAAAATTACGAAGCATATATTCTTATCGTACAGAGACAACTAATGGATCTGTAACACAATCGATTGGAAAGCGTTACAGCCATTTATGTCGAAATTTCCGTGAGATTGCATCCGTTGCTGCTGAACATGTAGAATTGATGATGTGTGCAAATGAACCTGCATGTCAGTTGCTTAAAAAGttagaggaaaagaaaaaggaacttGTGAAAGCTAATGCATGGATGCTATCAACTTCACATGTTGAACCtgtggaaggagaagaagatgagaaaattTCAAAC GACTCGACTCCTATTTCTGATACCCAGTTATCTGTTGCTACCACTGATCCGACCTTACCGACATAA
- the LOC104748803 gene encoding protein SUPPRESSOR OF NIM1 1-like, producing the protein MGQCLCLEDRVIEQPPVNLPWELEEEILTRLPPHSLVRFKTVCKRWNSLFNDKSFLNNHFSRSRPQFFFQTNSKIYSADIIDHNIIDPTIELRELPASFDIPYEDTMNLTTFTTCDELLFCTYQFWKNGTALWNPWLRQVKWIEYEPYYKDTIFCISGLGYDNSRPQKVYKVLGYFFWRLGQEAYPYQVRVAIYQCTSHTFTIIDTPDEAKRPNVSLNGNLYWITSNVEGPSGEYFIRSFDFSTESFKPFCLLPCQKNHLFDMFILAVYERDRFSLLKQYYETRKIDIWVTKKSIDIEEEEVVWLKLMTLPTNNLRSLCWMFDPISYFIYGKTLFMCCGGHRSGVACIYVVREDLCKEIRIGTRIFQCWHCVYTPNFISLP; encoded by the coding sequence ATGGGACAGTGCTTGTGTCTAGAAGATCGGGTGATCGAGCAGCCGCCGGTGAACCTTCCGTGGGAGTTGGAGGAAGAAATACTCACACGTCTCCCACCTCACTCTCTTGTTCGATTCAAAACCGTATGTAAACGATGGAACTCTCTTTTCAACGACAAGAGCTTTCTAAACAACCACTTCTCTCGCTCACGTCCTCAATTCTTCTTCCAGACCAATTCCAAGATTTATTCAGCAGACATCATCGATCACAACATCATCGATCCAACCATAGAGTTGCGTGAGCTACCCGCCTCCTTTGATATTCCGTACGAGGATACAATGAATCTCACAACCTTCACTACTTGTGATGAGCTCTTGTTTTGTACGTATCAGTTTTGGAAGAATGGGACAGCGCTGTGGAATCCGTGGCTAAGACAGGTCAAATGGATCGAGTACGAACCGTACTACAAGGATACGATATTCTGTATTTCCGGCTTAGGATACGATAATAGTAGACCCCAAAAGGTTTACAAGGTCTTGGGCTATTTTTTTTGGAGACTAGGCCAAGAAGCTTACCCTTACCAGGTGAGAGTTGCCATCTACCAATGTACCTCTCACACGTTCACAATTATTGATACACCTGACGAAGCAAAACGACCAAATGTTTCCTTGAATGGAAACCTCTACTGGATTACTAGTAATGTCGAGGGTCCTAGTGGTGAGTACTTCATTCGAAGCTTTGATTTCTCGACAGAGAGTTTCAAACCTTTTTGTCTCCTTCCGTGTCAGAAGAACCATCTTTTCGATATGTTTATCCTCGCAGTTTATGAGAGAGATCGTTTTTCCTTGTTAAAGCAATATTATGAAACAAGGAAGATTGATATTTGGGTAACCAAGAAAAGTATCGATATAGAGGAAGAGGAAGTAGTATGGCTAAAGTTGATGACTTTGCCAACAAATAACTTGCGAAGTCTCTGTTGGATGTTTGATCCCATTAGTTACTTCATCTATGGAAAGACCCTTTTCATGTGTTGCGGCGGCCATCGATCTGGAGTGGCTTGTATCTATGTTGTAAGGGAAGATCTTTGCAAAGAGATTCGAATAGGTACTAGAATTTTTCAGTGTTGGCACTGTGTTTATACTCCCAATTTTATCTCGCTTCCATGA
- the LOC109129165 gene encoding uncharacterized protein LOC109129165, which yields MDVHNTFLHGDLTEEVYMKPPPGYFTNDEKKSLSDNSLFFFDKGGVRINILIYVDDMIVTSNSNEALTIFKGYLATCLKMKDLGPLKYLLGIEVSRSSQGFYLNQRKYALEIVADTGLLGCKPNAFPLEQNHNLALSKTPLLPAPEPYRRLLGRLIYLVATRPDLAYCVHFLAQFMKSPREAHWEAALRV from the exons ATGGACGTTCACAACACGtttttacatggagatttaACAGAGGAAGTTTATATGAAGCCTCCACCAGGTTATTTCACCAATGACGAGAAGAAG TCTCTTTCCGAtaactctttgtttttctttgacaaGGGAGGCGTTCGAATCAATATActtatctatgttgatgacatgatTGTCACTAGTAATTCAAATGAGGCACTCACTATCTTCAAAGGCTACTTGGCAACATGTTTGAAGATGAAAGACTTGGGTCCTTTGAAGTATTTATTGGGTATAGAGGTGTCACGCAGTTCTCAAGGGTTTTATCTCAATCAGAGAAAATATGCTCTTGAAATTGTCGCTGATACTGGTCTGCTGGGTTGCAAACCGAATGCCTTCCCTCTCGAACAGAACCACAACCTTGCTTTGTCTAAGACTCCGTTACTACCTGCGCCTGAACCTTACCGCCGTCTACTTGGTCGTCTTATCTACTTGGTTGCTACTCGTCCAGATTTGGCTTACTGTGTTCATTTTTTAGCTCAATTTATGAAGTCACCACGGGAAGCTCATTGGGAAGCTGCCTTACGTGtttga
- the LOC104748804 gene encoding uncharacterized protein LOC104748804: MSGTGENGAMNTNTNTNSNPTTVEVRRTISPYDLTAADNPGAVISHPLLKGMNYEEWACGLKTALCSSKKFGFLDGSITRPAEGSRDLEDWWTIQALLVSWIRMTIDSSLCSNISHRNVAKDLWDHLKKRFSVTNGPRVQQLKAELACCKQQGLAIEAYYGKLNRIWDSMANHRPLRLCKCGKCECNLMALQEQDREEDKVHEFLAGLDDGFQTVRSSLVSRIPIQPMEEVYNVVRQEEDLRVNVHKGEAVAEVSAYAAHQRPRSLSSPLPNDVAIVCKHCNRNGHSSDSCFAVVGYLEWWGDRPRSHLAPGKGRGSTPSPKPRSVSYANVVHVPPVAPEEHVNYVITEKDRDGVRGLSDVQWQNLVKLLNGRSNGGASSSSEKLSGKCSVSWILDTGASHHLTGNFDILESVRNMEPVLVILADGRQRIACQEGTVVIGPNLVLKSVFFVEHLQSDLISVGQLMDENHCVVQMADQFLVIQDRASRTMIGAGKRERGTFRFCRMEFVASVTTQEVQTYELWHHMMGHLSA; this comes from the coding sequence ATGTCCGGAACCGGTGAGAACGGAGCGATGAACACGAACACGAACACGAACTCGAACCCGACGACTGTCGAAGTACGGCGAACGATCTCTCCCTACGATCTCACCGCCGCTGACAACCCTGGTGCTGTCATCTCTCATCCTTTGTTGAAGGGGATGAACTATGAAGAATGGGCATGTGGTCTCAAAACCGCTCTTTGCTCGAGCAAGAAGTTTGGTTTCCTTGATGGCTCCATCACTCGTCCGGCGGAGGGTTCTCGAGATCTTGAAGATTGGTGGACCATTCAGGCGTTGTTGGTCTCTTGGATTCGCATGACCATTGATTCATCTCTGTGTTCCAACATTTCACATCGGAACGTCGCCAAGGATCTGTGGGATCATCTGAAGAAGCGTTTCTCGGTGACTAATGGACCTCGTGTCCAACAACTGAAGGCTGAGCTTGCTTGTTGCAAGCAACAAGGTCTTGCGATTGAAGCCTATTATGGCAAGTTGAATCGCATATGGGATAGCATGGCTAATCATCGGCCATTGCGTCTCTGTAAATGCGGTAAGTGTGAATGCAATCTGATGGCATTACAAGAGCAAGACCGTGAGGAAGATAAAGTCCATGAGTTTCTTGCGGGTCTTGATGATGGTTTCCAAACGGTACGCTCGAGCCTGGTATCTCGTATACCAATACAACCTATGGAAGAGGTTTACAATGTGGTTCGCCAAGAGGAAGATCTTCGTGTCAATGTCCACAAGGGTGAAGCGGTTGCTGAAGTCTCCGCATATGCGGCTCATCAACGACCTCGTTCTCTCTCCTCTCCCCTACCTAATGATGTCGCCATCGTCTGCAAACACTGTAACCGCAACGGTCATTCTTCTGACAGCTGTTTTGCGGTGGTTGGATACCTTGAATGGTGGGGCGATCGTCCTCGCAGTCATCTTGCTCCAGGTAAAGGACGTGGCTCTACTCCATCTCCTAAACCTCGCAGTGTGAGCTATGCGAACGTGGTTCATGTTCCGCCGGTTGCTCCTGAGGAACATGTGAACTATGTGATCACCGAGAAAGATCGCGATGGTGTGAGGGGACTCAGTGATGTCCAGTGGCAAAATCTGGTGAAGCTTCTGAACGGACGATCCAATGGTGGTGCTAGTTCAAGCAGTGAAAAACTCTCCGGTAAGTGCTCTGTTTCTTGGATATTAGATACAGGAGCTTCTCACCACTTAACCGGAAATTTTGATATCCTTGAAAGTGTACGCAATATGGAACCAGTTTTAGTAATCTTGGCTGATGGTCGCCAACGCATAGCTTGTCAAGAGGGCACAGTTGTGATAGGTCCAAATCTGGTTTTGAAATCGGTTTTCTTTGTCGAACATTTACAATCGGATCTTATTTCAGTGGGACAGTTGATGGATGAGAACCATTGTGTTGTTCAAATGGCTGATCAGTTTCTTGTAATTCAGGACCGCGCTTCGAGGACGATGATTGGAGCGGGTAAGCGTGAGCGTGGAACTTTCCGCTTTTGCAGAATGGAGTTTGTTGCCTCAGTCACCACACAGGAGGTTCAAACCTATGAGTTGTGGCATCACATGATGGGACATCTGTCTGCTTAA
- the LOC104747550 gene encoding uncharacterized protein At2g17340, whose protein sequence is MIPFPLLPTPIETSYRACTIPYRFPRDNPKIATPTEISWINVFSNSIPSFRKRAESDTTVPDAPARAKIFAERYGGILEDWKKDPESNGGPPDGVILGRVREHLLRELGFMDIFKKVKDEENAKAIKLFTEVVSLSDAIEDDGERLENLVRGIFAGNIFDLGSAQLAEVFSKDGISFLSSCQKLVPRPWVIDDLDNFQAKWIKKPWKKAVIFVDNSGADIILGILPFARELLRRGTQVVLAANELPAINDVTYTELTDIVSQLKDEDGQLLGVDTSKLLIANSGNDLAVIDLSRVSQELAYLASDADLVILEGMGRGIETNLYAQFKCDSLNIGMVKHVEVAQFLGGRLYDCVFKYNEVQS, encoded by the exons ATGATTCCGTTTCCTCTATTACCGACGCCGATAGAAACCAGCTACAGGGCTTGCACCATTCCCTACAGATTCCCTCGTGATAATCCCAAGATAGCCACTCCTACTGAAATCTCCTGGATCAATGTCTTCTCCAATTCCATCCCTTCTTTCag GAAACGTGCAGAGAGTGATACCACTGTTCCAGATGCTCCTGCTAGAGCTAAAATATTTGCAGAAAG ATATGGTGGTATACTTGAAGACTGGAAGAAAGATCCTGAGAGTAATGGCGGGCCACCAGATGGTGTT ATTCTTGGCAGAGTTCGTGAGCATTTACTCAGAGAGTTAGGATTTATGGACATATTTAAGAAAGTCAAG GATGAGGAGAATGCAAAAGCTATAAAACTATTTACTGAAGTTGTCAGCCTGAGTGATGCTATTGAAGATGACGGAGAACGGTTAGAGAATTTGGTGAGAGGGATATTTGCTGGAAACATCTTTGATCTAGGCTCTGCACAg CTTGCTGAGGTTTTCTCAAAGGATGGCATATCTTTCTTGTCTAGCTGTCAAAAATTGGTTCCACGACCATGGGTCATTGATGACTTGGACAACTTCCAAGCCAAATGGATCAAGAAGCCTTGGAAGAAG GCAGTGATTTTTGTTGATAATTCTGGTGCAGACATAATTTTGGGTATTTTGCCGTTTGCAAGAGAGTTGCTCCGTCGAGGAACTCAG GTGGTTCTAGCTGCTAATGAGCTGCCAGCTATCAATGATGTAACATATACGGAGCTAACAGATATCGTGTCGCAG TTGAAGGATGAAGATGGCCAATTGTTAGGTGTTGATACTTCAAAGCTTCTGATTGCAAATTCAGGGAACGACTTAGCG GTTATTGATCTCTCAAGAGTATCACAGGAGCTTGCTTACCTTGCATCTGATGCAGACTTGGTCATCCTAGAAGGCATG GGTCGTGGAATCGAGACAAACCTTTATGCGCAGTTCAAGTGTGATTCTCTCAATATTGGAATG GTGAAGCATGTTGAAGTAGCACAGTTTCTCGGAGGACGACTTTACGACTGCGTCTTTAAATACAATGAAGTTCAGAGTTGA
- the LOC104748802 gene encoding probable inactive receptor-like kinase SSP — MGSCFSTTNEDDTPEMQNDSSFTNFSLSDLKTATKNFSSGVIISEDAEDCSNVVYKGRLPQNLGFVAVKRFKNMPLVDRGYFKGDAKEVGELKHKRLVKLMGCCCDEDELLLVAEFMPNVTLARRLFRQKNKTMEWSMRLRVAYHIAEALDYCSTLGFAKYSNLSASTILFDSDGGACLSSFGLLREIIGSNRREEGSVNPGNVTYRFGIILLNLLTGVQIPPSHAPEVIRGMSVTHLMDPNLLGKYSDEEATIVLNIASNCLQCTDASKSLITKELVAALKALHTKRQITSIQILEMIKQDEVGASSSQGQEVEPLDEVSSSELSSLGQACQKLDLVALYNVLAQPEYAAVYYNKLSFVGWLQETSGIDDVDGEEAHLEFRSQNHISTIDKYTEIIETRKKVSVNVFARRCFSHIKRNQVVAAVVDAMRAQSEFPESPIGFYLHSLILARMGSNTRSARVFKQATQIEAELGRSMVMVRIDILMLTVIDDFYFHVN; from the exons ATGGGTAGTTGTTTCTCGACGACTAACGAGGATGATACACCGGAGATGCAGAACGACTCGTCTTTCACGAACTTCTCTCTCTCCGATCTTAAGACGGCGACCAAGAACTTCAGTTCCGGTGTGATCATATCAGAGGATGCAGAGGATTGCTCCAATGTCGTCTACAAGGGTCGTTTACCACAGAATCTTGGCTTCGTCGCTGTCAAGAGATTCAAGAATATGCCTTTGGTTGATCGTGGCTACTTCAAG GGAGACGCAAAAGAAGTTGGGGAACTGAAACACAAGAGGCTCGTCAAGTTGATGGGATGTTGCTGCGATGAAGATGAACTGCTCCTTGTTGCAGAGTTCATGCCGAATGTTACACTTGCTCGGCGTTTGTTCCGTC agaaaaacaaaaccatggaATGGTCAATGAGGTTGCGAGTGGCGTATCATATAGCCGAAGCATTAGATTACTGTAGCACTTTAGGTTTTGCAAAGTACAGTAACTTAAGTGCTTCCACAATTCTGTTTGACTCG GATGGTGGTGCGTGTCTTTCGAGTTTCGGTTTACTGAGAGAGATCATCGGTTCTAATCGAAGAGAAGAAG GAAGCGTGAACCCTGGAAACGTGACATACAGATTTGGTATTATCCTTTTGAATCTGCTAACTGGAGTGCAAATTCCTCCAAGCCAT GCTCCTGAGGTAATAAGAGGAATGAGTGTTACTCACCTGATGGATCCAAATCTGCTCGGAAAGTACTCTGACGAGGAAGCAACTATAGTCTTAAATATCGCATCTAACTGTTTGCAATGCACTGATGCAAGCAAAAGTCTCATCACGAAAGAGCTTGTTGCAGCACTTAAAGCCTTGCATACTAAAAGACAA ATTACATCTATTCAGATACTTGAAATGATAAAGCAGGATGAGGTGGGAGCATCTTCCAGTCAAGGACAAGAGGTTGAACCCTTGGACGAA GTCTCATCTTCTGAACTCTCAAGCCTAGGACAAGCCTGTCAGAAACTTGACCTAGTTGCCCTATATAATGTCTTGGCACAGCCAGAGTATGCAGCTGTGTATTATAACAAG TTGTCTTTCGTTGGATGGTTACAAGAGACGAGTGGTATAGATGATGTGGACGGAGAAGAAGCCCATCTTGAATTCAGAAGCCAAAACCATATCTCCACAATCGATAAGTATACTGAG ATCATTGAAACTAGAAAAAAGGTGTCCGTGAATGTTTTCGCAAGACGCTGCTTCAGCCACATAAAGCGTAATCAGGTGGTAGCAGCAGTGGTTGATGCTATGAGAGCACAATCAGAGTTCCCTGAGTCGCCTATTGGTTTCTACTTGCACTCACTGATACTAGCCAGAATGGGCAGCAACACTAGATCTGCTCGTGTCTTCAAACAAGCGACTCAAATCGAAGCAGAGTTAGGAAGAAGCATGGTTATGGTAAGGATAGATATTTTAATGTTAACCGtgattgatgatttttattttcatgtaaattaa
- the LOC104748800 gene encoding uncharacterized protein LOC104748800 — protein MGNCVFKGSGGSRKLYDNDDSLIKVVTPNGGVMELHPPVLAEFITNEFPGHVIHDSLSLRHSCQPLLNGEELIPGNIYYLLPLSSAASTTPQYSSDQLSTPYRMYSGKTPVAAAMNGSRGGSRGVWKVKLVISPEQLVEILADDVETEAFVESMRTVAKCGC, from the coding sequence ATGGGTAACTGCGTATTCAAAGGCAGTGGTGGTTCAAGAAAATTGTACGATAACGATGATTCGTTGATAAAAGTGGTGACTCCAAACGGTGGCGTTATGGAGCTTCATCCTCCCGTCTTAGCTGAATTCATCACCAATGAATTTCCCGGCCACGTCATCCACGACTCTTTAAGCCTCCGCCACTCATGCCAGCCGCTTCTCAACGGTGAAGAGCTCATTCCTGGTAACATCTACTACCTCCTCCCTCTTTCTTCCGCCGCCTCAACCACTCCACAGTATTCTTCCGACCAACTATCAACGCCGTACAGAATGTATTCGGGGAAAACGCCAGTAGCGGCGGCTATGAATGGCAGCCGAGGAGGTAGTCGTGGAGTGTGGAAGGTGAAGCTTGTGATAAGTCCTGAGCAGTTGGTGGAAATTCTTGCGGATGATGTGGAAACAGAAGCGTTCGTGGAAAGTATGAGGACGGTGGCCAAGTGCGGCTGTTAG